The following is a genomic window from Pelodiscus sinensis isolate JC-2024 chromosome 12, ASM4963464v1, whole genome shotgun sequence.
CTCACTTGGTGTAAGTTtgaaaatactttatttaaaCATATTCCATATCCAAAATTAATATAGCTAACTTAGAAAATACAAAAATAGTTTCCAGAGTGCTGTACAACATTGCCAAGAGACAGCAGCAACACAAAAAGCCAGATAGGTGTGTTCTTTACACCTTCCTCAATTAACAACTTCTGGGACCAGGCATTTACAAACTAACATTTACTCTGTGTGTGTTACTTCTCTGAGAGATTTGCTGGTATTATGTGCATTTAATGAAGCAACAGCTTATTCCTGGTATATATGAAAGGACTGTGCACATCAACTTGCAATTACAGTAAAGTGGCCTCTTTGGGCCTCATTCTGCACATTGTGCTGTGTCAATGAAGTTTTGCCCCACTAAGCAAAGCACAGTCAagccttatatggaaaacacaaTCAATCCTGACCCTGTAATCTCTCTCCCTTTAAAGTCCATACAGGGGTCTTACAGGATCAGGGCTATTAGTTAAATGATAACAGCTCTTGTTCCACAGTGATCTAGAAATCTATCGTaaacattttctttctctttcaagaACAATTAGTGGAATGCCTTTTCTGATTTACAGAGCAAGTTTTCTTAAATACTATGTGAGATTGGGAATCCATACAATATGTAATGAAAAGCTTCCCATAGTAGTATATTCAATTCCATTGAGCAGGAGGAATTTGAAGCCTCATACATGGGCAGATTATTAATCAATTCTCACAAACCAATGATAattcctttttataaatgggtttTAGTATCCCTGAAGAGGTCTCTAAGAATGCAACACTGTTATCTTTCGGCTTTCTAGCCTTTTAAAGAGTGTGCACTCAAGATGAGTAAAAGGAAAAGAAGTCTTGCTAAGACAGAAACACAGGTGTCCTGCATCCTAAGCTACACAGCACACCTGTGTATCTATATATGCCTATAGAGCATGGTGGTGATGTGCCTTGCTAAAAAAGATAACTGTTCAGCAGTCCTTTAGACCATTCTTTTGTAACAAACCAGCATTCTGCAATTAGAAATTAGGTGCATGAGACATTTGCAGCATAGCTTTCAATGGACGTTTGCATCACAAAAAACCCATACAGCTGTGCCACAAAACTGCCTGCAACAGCAACAACTTATCTGTGTTCTATAGTATTAGCAATATATATCGAGTAACATTTGGAGAAGATACACAAACAAAAGGCATGCCAATATGGCCACCAGGAATATAGCTGAAGGATGAGAACTCTCTTCAAACACTTGCCAGATATTTACATAGTGAAATGATTGCGGCTTTGCCCTCACTATTCCAAGCGATGAGGCTTCTCCCCAGGGATGGGCCTGTTTCCCTtggttgcacttaaattcaaccTTTTAACTAGGCAGATATGTTGGCAACGTTGATTATCCCAAACCATGAACTTGCTGACTTCTCCTTTCCCAAACTGACCCACTGAGTTTGGTGACTCTGTCAGTCCTGGAGACCACCGCAAGGGAAAATgtccatgtcaaatgccttacttcGCAAAGAGGACAGGAATAACCTGTTGCAATGGTTTTGCTTAGGGCAATTTGTTAAGGTgggtttttgtttgctttctttaacAAAGAGCTGGCAATAGCCAGTGCCCCGCCCTGCACAAAACGCACAAAATTATCCCCAGCTAATGGCCCTATTGCATAAAGCCCTTTTTCCTGAACACATTCATAGGTGAATGGGTTGACATTGATGGGGTTCCTTTTGGAGTTGACTGGTTGCTCATTGTCAATTGCCAAATCAGTGCCATTGTTTGGAAGGAAGGAGAGGTTAGGATTTGAGCCAATGAGAACAAAAGCCAGGGAAATGTTAAAGACTTTCTGGTGACCATTCTTATCCTGAACAACACACTTCTTATTCCCTCTGAAAGACAGGACATGATGTTCAGGAAGGCTGATGTAACATTCGTATGGCCCAGCACAAGCAACTGACTGTTCTTTCATCATCTGGTGGACTTTGTGGTACTCTGGATACATCATTTGGGGGAGCTGATTGAAGATGAGGCCGGGATCATTGACCCTTCTACGAAAAACATGGATCACTGGAATGCTGAAATGATGTGCGAAAAGAATCGCATCGGCAGCTGTCAGCCCAGCACCTACAATCAAGATTGGATCTGATGTCATGCTAATCCTCTTGTTCTTCACTGCTTCTTCAAGGGCAGAGAGTTTGTGGTGGACAAAAGGAAGGTCTTCTCCATGAACCTTAAGCTTGGTTGGACTATCATATGTTCCTGTGGCTAAAACCACATTCTCTGCATAGATGGAGAAGGGTTGCTGACCATCACTCATATTTTTGATAAAGCCATCTACTTGGAAGAGATTTCCACTAGCAAACTGGTCATCTTCCTTCTCTTTTTCAGGGAAAAAGGAGTCATTGTTCCTCTCAGGATACTGCTGTGCACAGCTGGAGTTTGACTCTGGGCTCACTTTCCTCACAGATGTCACAACAGTCCCACAGATAAAATTCTTCTGTAGTCCTTTCTTTGCCACATAATGTAGATAATATTGAGCAATAt
Proteins encoded in this region:
- the OSGIN1 gene encoding oxidative stress-induced growth inhibitor 1; translation: MYPVLNKLPNKSDSKPLPIVIIGNGPSGICLSYLLSGYVPYIKKGSIHPHPILHRKLEETPEVSIIDQDLEYLSEGLEGRSQSPVALLFDTLQRPDTDFGGTVDSVLTWWNETNRAIPHLVLGRNPPGGAWHFIEGSMITLSQGEWMGLPDLPFKDWLRKKRRGLRNNRATAEDIAQYYLHYVAKKGLQKNFICGTVVTSVRKVSPESNSSCAQQYPERNNDSFFPEKEKEDDQFASGNLFQVDGFIKNMSDGQQPFSIYAENVVLATGTYDSPTKLKVHGEDLPFVHHKLSALEEAVKNKRISMTSDPILIVGAGLTAADAILFAHHFSIPVIHVFRRRVNDPGLIFNQLPQMMYPEYHKVHQMMKEQSVACAGPYECYISLPEHHVLSFRGNKKCVVQDKNGHQKVFNISLAFVLIGSNPNLSFLPNNGTDLAIDNEQPVNSKRNPINVNPFTYECVQEKGLYAIGPLAGDNFVRFVQGGALAIASSLLKKANKNPP